One region of Streptomyces rishiriensis genomic DNA includes:
- a CDS encoding enoyl-CoA hydratase/isomerase family protein, which yields MALDRPEALNALTPGMRDQLIDLLAQASADPDVRAVVLTGTGHGFCAGADLRGGSPDGERVAGDVARTLRLGAQRLVSAVLDCEKPVIAAVNGVAAGLGAHLAFACDLVLAARSARFIEVFVRRGLVPDGGGAYLLPRLIGPLRAKELMFFGDALTAPDAERLGLVNRVVPDGELDRTAREWAARLAAGPTRALALTKQLVNTSLDGDRAAAFAAEATAQEINMTTADAREGVTSFVERREPRFRGR from the coding sequence ATCGCCCTCGACCGTCCCGAGGCCCTCAACGCCCTCACCCCCGGTATGCGGGACCAGCTGATCGATCTCCTCGCGCAGGCCTCGGCCGACCCGGACGTCCGGGCCGTGGTCCTCACCGGCACCGGGCACGGCTTCTGCGCGGGAGCGGATCTGCGGGGCGGTTCCCCGGACGGCGAGCGGGTGGCGGGAGACGTGGCCCGCACTCTCCGCCTCGGCGCCCAGCGCCTGGTCTCCGCCGTCCTCGACTGCGAGAAACCGGTGATCGCCGCGGTGAACGGCGTGGCGGCCGGCCTGGGCGCGCACCTCGCGTTCGCCTGTGACCTGGTGCTGGCCGCGCGATCGGCGAGGTTCATCGAGGTGTTCGTCCGCCGGGGCCTGGTCCCGGACGGCGGCGGCGCCTATCTCCTCCCCCGGCTGATCGGTCCCCTGCGGGCCAAGGAGCTGATGTTCTTCGGCGACGCGCTCACCGCGCCGGACGCCGAACGCCTCGGCCTGGTCAACCGGGTGGTGCCGGACGGTGAGCTGGACAGGACGGCCCGCGAGTGGGCGGCCCGCCTGGCCGCCGGTCCCACCCGCGCGCTGGCGCTCACCAAACAGCTGGTCAACACCTCGCTCGACGGCGACCGGGCCGCCGCCTTCGCCGCCGAGGCCACCGCTCAGGAGATCAACATGACGACGGCGGACGCGCGGGAGGGCGTGACGAGCTTCGTCGAACGACGTGAGCCGAGGTTCCGGGGCCGGTGA
- a CDS encoding flavin reductase family protein — protein MGHAGMAAAAVRYLRTDRPVEALPRPELRCVREDERAPVDQGEFRRVLGSFASGVTVVTAPAVEGEDGGAGPAGFACQSFSSLSLDPPLVAFMVGRTSTSWPRIARAGVFCVNVLSAGQDGLCRAFAASGTDRFAGVAHDPAPVSGAPRLAGTLAWIDCAIHAVHTGGDHLVVVGRVTALGTGEAAEAPPLLFHRGRFL, from the coding sequence ATGGGACATGCGGGAATGGCGGCTGCGGCCGTCCGTTACCTCAGGACGGACCGCCCGGTCGAGGCGCTGCCCCGCCCGGAGTTGCGCTGTGTCCGCGAGGACGAACGCGCACCGGTGGACCAGGGCGAGTTCCGGCGGGTGCTGGGCAGCTTCGCGTCGGGCGTGACGGTCGTGACGGCACCGGCCGTCGAGGGCGAGGACGGGGGCGCGGGCCCGGCGGGCTTCGCCTGCCAGTCCTTCTCCTCCCTCTCCCTCGATCCGCCGCTGGTCGCCTTCATGGTCGGCCGCACCTCCACGAGCTGGCCGCGTATCGCCCGCGCCGGTGTCTTCTGCGTCAACGTGCTGAGCGCCGGCCAGGACGGTCTGTGCCGCGCCTTCGCGGCGAGCGGCACCGACAGGTTCGCGGGTGTCGCCCACGACCCGGCGCCGGTGTCGGGGGCGCCCCGCCTGGCCGGCACCCTCGCGTGGATCGACTGCGCGATCCACGCCGTCCACACGGGCGGCGACCATCTCGTCGTCGTGGGCCGGGTGACCGCCCTCGGAACGGGCGAGGCCGCGGAGGCGCCGCCCCTGCTGTTCCACCGGGGCCGCTTCCTCTGA
- a CDS encoding multicopper oxidase family protein — protein sequence MTSLARRGVLKCLPVAAGAVMTGVAGSPRAVARQEGDPSFPQPEIRSSAPRTGRLETRLTVGFTEQVIPGVGTVTTRTYEGVIPGPTLRVRPGDSLEIEHINALPPNDGAAHHDMNVPHHFNTFNLHTHGMHVDPTGEADNIYRTFEPSDTPGDTTTHRSRVEVPADHPAGTFWYHPHHHGSTATQLLGGMGGALVVEGDVDEVPEIAAAKDVVVFISELKLSGGRVPDLTSHGTYEGLDSTFLVNGAKNPVLTIAPGEVQRWRVVNAGAVTAHFLSLRGHEMHQIACDGITFMEPVATSGLTLPMGGRVDVLIRGGEPGTYKLTGGGPSQTLLTLVVTGEPRSMPLPTSLPGRSTSLPEPTRTRHLIFRSDENVFSGAFPNAYRILGDGETPPADPLAGRSDLAWGRLAADFVNQRVRLGEVEEWTVVNDSHAHSHHPFHLHTNHFLLTAVDNRRLAAPVWHDTVSVPPNGSITFRLRAEDFTGRSMLHCHQLQHGDEGMMQIVDYVR from the coding sequence GTGACATCTCTGGCCCGTCGTGGCGTGCTGAAGTGCCTGCCGGTCGCCGCCGGGGCGGTCATGACCGGCGTGGCGGGGAGTCCGCGGGCGGTGGCACGGCAGGAGGGCGACCCCTCCTTCCCGCAGCCGGAGATCCGCAGTTCGGCGCCGCGCACGGGGCGGCTGGAGACCCGTCTGACCGTCGGGTTCACCGAGCAGGTGATCCCCGGGGTCGGCACCGTGACCACGCGCACCTACGAAGGGGTGATCCCCGGGCCGACGCTGCGGGTGCGTCCGGGGGACTCGCTCGAGATCGAGCACATCAACGCGCTGCCGCCGAACGACGGGGCGGCGCATCACGACATGAACGTCCCGCATCACTTCAACACCTTCAACCTGCACACCCACGGCATGCACGTGGACCCCACCGGCGAGGCGGACAACATCTACCGCACCTTCGAGCCCTCCGACACGCCGGGGGACACCACCACCCACCGCAGCAGGGTCGAGGTGCCGGCGGACCATCCGGCCGGCACGTTCTGGTACCACCCCCACCATCACGGCTCCACGGCGACCCAGCTGCTGGGGGGCATGGGGGGCGCGCTGGTCGTCGAGGGGGACGTCGACGAGGTGCCCGAGATCGCCGCCGCCAAGGACGTCGTCGTCTTCATCAGCGAACTCAAGCTGTCCGGCGGGCGGGTGCCGGACCTGACCTCCCACGGCACCTACGAGGGCCTCGACTCCACCTTCCTGGTCAACGGCGCGAAGAACCCCGTGCTGACCATCGCCCCGGGGGAGGTCCAGCGCTGGCGGGTCGTCAACGCCGGAGCGGTCACCGCTCACTTCCTGAGCCTGCGCGGACACGAGATGCACCAGATCGCCTGCGACGGCATCACCTTCATGGAACCCGTCGCCACCAGCGGACTGACGTTGCCGATGGGCGGGCGCGTCGACGTGCTGATCCGCGGGGGCGAGCCCGGTACCTACAAGCTGACCGGCGGGGGTCCCTCGCAGACCCTGCTGACGCTCGTCGTCACCGGCGAGCCCCGCTCGATGCCGCTGCCGACGAGCCTGCCCGGCCGATCCACGAGCCTGCCCGAGCCCACCCGCACCCGGCACCTGATCTTCCGCAGTGACGAGAACGTCTTCTCAGGCGCCTTCCCGAACGCCTACCGCATCCTGGGCGACGGCGAGACACCGCCCGCCGACCCGCTGGCGGGCCGCAGCGACCTGGCCTGGGGCCGCCTCGCGGCCGACTTCGTCAACCAGCGCGTGCGGCTGGGCGAGGTCGAGGAGTGGACGGTCGTCAACGACTCCCACGCCCACAGTCATCACCCCTTCCACCTGCACACCAACCACTTCCTCCTGACCGCCGTCGACAACCGCCGCCTGGCCGCGCCGGTCTGGCACGACACGGTCAGCGTCCCGCCGAACGGCTCGATCACCTTCCGGCTGCGCGCCGAGGACTTCACCGGCCGCTCGATGCTGCACTGCCACCAGCTCCAGCACGGCGACGAAGGCATGATGCAGATCGTCGACTACGTGCGCTGA